The Rhododendron vialii isolate Sample 1 chromosome 5a, ASM3025357v1 genome contains a region encoding:
- the LOC131325065 gene encoding ubiquitin C-terminal hydrolase 12-like isoform X3 codes for MTLMTPSPLDQEDDEMLVPHSDLAPNGPQPMEVVPAEAANAVDTHTVDDPPSARFTWTIENFTRLNTKKLYSEIFLVGGYKWRVLIFPKGNNVEHLSMYLDVADSATLPYGWSRYAQFSLAVINHHTTKFTVRKDTQHQFNARESDWGFTSFMPLSELYDPTRGYLVNDTVVVEADVAVRKVVDYWSHDSKKETGYVGLKNQGATCYMNSLLQTLYHIPYFRKAVYHMPTTENDMPSGSIPLALQSLFYKLQYSDTSVATKELTKSFGWDTYDSFMQHDVQELNRVLCEKLEDKMKGTVVEGTIQQLFEGHHMNYIECINVDYKSTRKESFYDLQLDVKGCRDVYASFDKYVEVERLEGDNKYHAEQYGLQEARKGVLFIDFPPVLQLQLKRFEYDFMRDTMVKINDRYEFPLQLDLDVENGKYLSPDADRTVRNLYTLHSVLVHSGGVHGGHYYAYIRPTLSDQWFKFDDERVTKEDIKRALEEQYGGEEELPQTNPGFNNSPFKFTKYSNAYMLVYIRESDKDKIICNVDEKDIAEHLRIRLKKEQEEKEQKRKEKAEAHLYTIIKVARNEDLLEQIGRDIYFDLVDHDKVRSFRIQKQMPFNLFKEEVAKELGIPIQCQRFWLWAKRQNHTYRPNRPLTPQEEAQSVGQLREVSNKANNAELKLFLEVEPGQDLRPIPPPIKSKEDILLFFKHYDPLKEELRYVGRLLVKANGKPVEILTKLNELAGFSPDEEVELFEEIKFEPTVMCERIDKKLTFRGSQLEDGDIICFQKAPQVGSSEQCRYPDVPSFLEYVHNRQVVRFRSLEKPKEDEFFLELSKLHNYDDVVERVARHLGLNDPSKIRLTAHNCYSQQPKPQPIKYRGVEHLSDMLVHYNQTSDVLYYEVLDIPLPELQGLKTLKVAFHHSTKDEVVIHTIRLPKQSTVGDVIIDLKTKVELSHPSAELRLLEVFYHKIYKIFPLNEKIENINDQYWTLRAEEIPEEEKNLGPHDRLIHVYHFMKDTAQNQVVQNFGEPFFLVIREGETLAEVKVRIQKKLQVPDEEFSKWKFAFLSLGRPDYLQDSDIVSSRFQRRDVYGAWEQYLGLEHSDNTPKRSYAANQNRHTFEKPVRIYN; via the exons ATGACTCTCATGACGCCTTCCCCTTTAGAC CAAGAGGATGATGAGATGCTAGTGCCGCATTCAGATTTGGCACCAAACGGACCTCAACCCATGGAAG TTGTGCCTGCAGAAGCCGCTAATGCAGTGGATACTCATACAGTTGATGATCCACCGTCGGCACGGTTCACATGgacaattgaaaattttacgAGGTTGAATACTAAGAAGCTCTACTCTGAGATTTTCCTTGTTGGAGGATATAAATG GAGGGTGCTCATATTCCCAAAAGGGAACAACGTGGAACATCTGTCAATGTATCTAGATGTTGCAGATTCGGCTACTTTGCCATATGGGTGGAGTAGATATGCTCAATTCAGCTTAGCTGTGATCAATCATCATACTACCAAGTTTACAGTTAGGAAAG ACACGCAACACCAGTTCAACGCCCGAGAAAGCGATTGGGGTTTCACTTCTTTCATGCCTCTTAGTGAACTGTATGACCCCACTAGAGGTTACCTGGTGAATGATACTGTTGTAGTTGAAGCTGATGTTGCTGTTCGTAAGGTTGTTGATTACTGGTCACACGACTCAAAAAAAGAGACTGGTTATGTTGGGCTTAAAAACCAAGGAGCTACTTGCTACATGAACTCTCTCCTTCAGACATTGTACCATATTCCTTATTTCAGAAAG GCAGTGTATCATATGCCGACAACCGAGAATGATATGCCGTCTGGGAGCATTCCTTTGGCTTTGCAGAGTTTATTCTATAAGCTTCAGTATAGCGACACTAGTGTAGCAACCAAAGAGTTGACAAAATCTTTTGGATGGGATACGTATGATTCTTTCATGCAGCACGATGTGCAAGAGCTTAACAGGGTCCTTTGTGAAAAACTTGAAGATAAGATGAAG GGAACTGTTGTGGAGGGTACAATACAGCAGTTATTTGAAGGTCACCACATGAACTATATAGAATGTATCAATGTGGACTACAAATCAACCAGAAAGGAATCATTTTATG ATCTTCAGCTTGATGTAAAGGGATGCCGTGATGTTTATGCTTCTTTTGATAAGTATGTGGAGGTGGAACGTCTTGAGGGTGATAACAAGTATCATGCAGAACAGTATGGGTTACAG GAAGCAAGGAAGGGTGTCCTGTTCATTGACTTTCCCCCGGTTCTTCAACTTCAGTTAAAGCGGTTTGAGTATGATTTCATGCGGGATACCATGGTAAAG ATAAATGACCGGTATGAGTTCCCTCTACAACTAGATCTTGACGTAGAGAATGGAAAATATTTGTCGCCTGATGCAGATAGGACTGTTCGCAACTTGTATACACTTCACAG TGTTCTGGTACACAGTGGTGGGGTGCACGGTGGACATTATTATGCTTATATCCGGCCAACCCTCTCTGATCAGTG GTTTAAATTTGATGATGAACGGGTAACAAAAGAAGATATAAAAAGGGCCTTGGAGGAGCAATATGGTGGTGAGGAAGAG CTACCACAGACAAACCCTGGGTTCAACAACTCTCCATTCAAGTTTACAAAGTATTCTAATGCATACATGCTTGTCTACATACGTGAAAGTGACAAGGACAAAATAATATGTAATGTGGATGAAAAAGACATAGCGGAACACCTTAGG ATAAGGTTgaagaaagaacaagaagagaaggagcaaaaaagaaaagaaaaagcagaGGCACATCTCTACACTATCATAAAG GTTGCTCGCAACGAGGATCTTCTTGAACAGATTGGACGGGATATTTATTTTGATCTTGTGGATCATGACAAAGTTCGTAGTTTCCGTATTCAAAAACAAATGCCTTTCAACCTTTTCAAG GAGGAAGTTGCCAAAGAGCTTGGTATACCGATACAATGTCAACGTTTCTGGTTGTGGGCAAAGCGTCAAAACCACACATACCGCCCGAATCGCCCATTGACACCGCAAGAGGAAGCTCAATCT GTTGGACAATTGAGAGAGGTATCCAATAAGGCAAATAATGCAGAGCTAAAATTGTTTTTGGAAGTGGAACCTGGACAG GATTTGCGGCCAATTCCTCCTCCAATCAAGAGCAAAGAGGACATTCTTCTATTTTTCAAGCATTATGACCCTTTGAAAGAGGAGCTCCG TTATGTTGGGCGGCTTCTTGTGAAAGCCAATGGAAAGCCGGTGGAAATATTGACAAAGCTAAATGAGTTGGCTGGATTTTCTCCGGATGAAGAAGTTGAACTCTTTGAG gaaataaaatttgaacctACTGTGATGTGTGAACGCATCGACAAGAAGCTTACTTTTCGGGGTAGTCAG CTTGAAGATGGTGACATCATTTGCTTTCAGAAAGCTCCTCAAGTTGGAAGCAGCGAGCAATGTCGCTACCCTGATGTTCCGTCATTTCTAGAATATGTGCATAATCGGCAG GTTGTTCGCTTCCGTTCTTTGGAGAAACCCAAGGAGGATGagttttttcttgaatt ATCGAAGCTTCACAATTATGACGATGTTGTTGAAAGAGTTGCCCGCCATCTTGGCCTGAATGATCCATCAAAAATAAGGCTTACAGCTCATAACTGCTACTCCCAGCAACCTAAGCCACAGCCAATCAAGTATCGAGGAGTGGAACATCTATCAGACATGCTAGTTCACTACAATCAG ACTTCCGATGTTCTTTACTATGAGGTATTAGATATCCCTCTACCAGAACTGCAAGGCCTGAAAACTCTAAAGGTTGCTTTCCATCATTCTACCAAGGATGAA GTTGTAATTCATACGATTAGATTGCCAAAACAAAGCACTGTTGGCGATGTTATTATTGACCTTAAGACAAAG GTTGAGTTGTCTCATCCAAGTGCAGAACTTAGATTGCTTGAAGTTTTCTATCATAAGATCTATAAG ATTTTCCCACTCAATGAAAAGATTGAGAACATTAATGATCAGTACTGGACATTACGTGCAGAGGAG ATCCCAGAGGAGGAGAAGAACCTTGGTCCACATGACCGTCTTATTCATGTTTATCATTTCATGAAAGATACAGCTCAGAACCAAGTG GTCCAGAATTTTGGGGAACCTTTTTTCCTTGTCATCCGTGAGGGTGAGACGTTGGCTGAAGTCAAAGTACGCATACAGAAGAAACTGCAGGTTCCTGATGAAGAGTTTTCGAAG TGGAAGTTTGCGTTTTTATCTTTGGGTCGTCCTGATTACCTTCAAGACTCAGACATCGTCTCTAGTCGTTTTCAG AGAAGGGATGTTTATGGTGCTTGGGAACAGTACCTCGGGTTGGAGCACTCTGACAATACTCCTAAGAGGTCATATGCAGCAAATCAG AATCGACATACATTTGAGAAGCCAGTGAGAATTTACAACTAG
- the LOC131325065 gene encoding ubiquitin C-terminal hydrolase 12-like isoform X2, translating to MTLMTPSPLDQEDDEMLVPHSDLAPNGPQPMEVVPAEAANAVDTHTVDDPPSARFTWTIENFTRLNTKKLYSEIFLVGGYKWRVLIFPKGNNVEHLSMYLDVADSATLPYGWSRYAQFSLAVINHHTTKFTVRKDTQHQFNARESDWGFTSFMPLSELYDPTRGYLVNDTVVVEADVAVRKVVDYWSHDSKKETGYVGLKNQGATCYMNSLLQTLYHIPYFRKAVYHMPTTENDMPSGSIPLALQSLFYKLQYSDTSVATKELTKSFGWDTYDSFMQHDVQELNRVLCEKLEDKMKGTVVEGTIQQLFEGHHMNYIECINVDYKSTRKESFYDLQLDVKGCRDVYASFDKYVEVERLEGDNKYHAEQYGLQEARKGVLFIDFPPVLQLQLKRFEYDFMRDTMVKINDRYEFPLQLDLDVENGKYLSPDADRTVRNLYTLHSVLVHSGGVHGGHYYAYIRPTLSDQWFKFDDERVTKEDIKRALEEQYGGEEELPQTNPGFNNSPFKFTKYSNAYMLVYIRESDKDKIICNVDEKDIAEHLRIRLKKEQEEKEQKRKEKAEAHLYTIIKVARNEDLLEQIGRDIYFDLVDHDKVRSFRIQKQMPFNLFKEEVAKELGIPIQCQRFWLWAKRQNHTYRPNRPLTPQEEAQSVGQLREVSNKANNAELKLFLEVEPGQDLRPIPPPIKSKEDILLFFKHYDPLKEELRYVGRLLVKANGKPVEILTKLNELAGFSPDEEVELFEEIKFEPTVMCERIDKKLTFRGSQLEDGDIICFQKAPQVGSSEQCRYPDVPSFLEYVHNRQVVRFRSLEKPKEDEFFLELSKLHNYDDVVERVARHLGLNDPSKIRLTAHNCYSQQPKPQPIKYRGVEHLSDMLVHYNQTSDVLYYEVLDIPLPELQGLKTLKVAFHHSTKDEVVIHTIRLPKQSTVGDVIIDLKTKVELSHPSAELRLLEVFYHKIYKIFPLNEKIENINDQYWTLRAEEIPEEEKNLGPHDRLIHVYHFMKDTAQNQVQVQNFGEPFFLVIREGETLAEVKVRIQKKLQVPDEEFSKWKFAFLSLGRPDYLQDSDIVSSRFQRRDVYGAWEQYLGLEHSDNTPKRSYAANQNRHTFEKPVRIYN from the exons ATGACTCTCATGACGCCTTCCCCTTTAGAC CAAGAGGATGATGAGATGCTAGTGCCGCATTCAGATTTGGCACCAAACGGACCTCAACCCATGGAAG TTGTGCCTGCAGAAGCCGCTAATGCAGTGGATACTCATACAGTTGATGATCCACCGTCGGCACGGTTCACATGgacaattgaaaattttacgAGGTTGAATACTAAGAAGCTCTACTCTGAGATTTTCCTTGTTGGAGGATATAAATG GAGGGTGCTCATATTCCCAAAAGGGAACAACGTGGAACATCTGTCAATGTATCTAGATGTTGCAGATTCGGCTACTTTGCCATATGGGTGGAGTAGATATGCTCAATTCAGCTTAGCTGTGATCAATCATCATACTACCAAGTTTACAGTTAGGAAAG ACACGCAACACCAGTTCAACGCCCGAGAAAGCGATTGGGGTTTCACTTCTTTCATGCCTCTTAGTGAACTGTATGACCCCACTAGAGGTTACCTGGTGAATGATACTGTTGTAGTTGAAGCTGATGTTGCTGTTCGTAAGGTTGTTGATTACTGGTCACACGACTCAAAAAAAGAGACTGGTTATGTTGGGCTTAAAAACCAAGGAGCTACTTGCTACATGAACTCTCTCCTTCAGACATTGTACCATATTCCTTATTTCAGAAAG GCAGTGTATCATATGCCGACAACCGAGAATGATATGCCGTCTGGGAGCATTCCTTTGGCTTTGCAGAGTTTATTCTATAAGCTTCAGTATAGCGACACTAGTGTAGCAACCAAAGAGTTGACAAAATCTTTTGGATGGGATACGTATGATTCTTTCATGCAGCACGATGTGCAAGAGCTTAACAGGGTCCTTTGTGAAAAACTTGAAGATAAGATGAAG GGAACTGTTGTGGAGGGTACAATACAGCAGTTATTTGAAGGTCACCACATGAACTATATAGAATGTATCAATGTGGACTACAAATCAACCAGAAAGGAATCATTTTATG ATCTTCAGCTTGATGTAAAGGGATGCCGTGATGTTTATGCTTCTTTTGATAAGTATGTGGAGGTGGAACGTCTTGAGGGTGATAACAAGTATCATGCAGAACAGTATGGGTTACAG GAAGCAAGGAAGGGTGTCCTGTTCATTGACTTTCCCCCGGTTCTTCAACTTCAGTTAAAGCGGTTTGAGTATGATTTCATGCGGGATACCATGGTAAAG ATAAATGACCGGTATGAGTTCCCTCTACAACTAGATCTTGACGTAGAGAATGGAAAATATTTGTCGCCTGATGCAGATAGGACTGTTCGCAACTTGTATACACTTCACAG TGTTCTGGTACACAGTGGTGGGGTGCACGGTGGACATTATTATGCTTATATCCGGCCAACCCTCTCTGATCAGTG GTTTAAATTTGATGATGAACGGGTAACAAAAGAAGATATAAAAAGGGCCTTGGAGGAGCAATATGGTGGTGAGGAAGAG CTACCACAGACAAACCCTGGGTTCAACAACTCTCCATTCAAGTTTACAAAGTATTCTAATGCATACATGCTTGTCTACATACGTGAAAGTGACAAGGACAAAATAATATGTAATGTGGATGAAAAAGACATAGCGGAACACCTTAGG ATAAGGTTgaagaaagaacaagaagagaaggagcaaaaaagaaaagaaaaagcagaGGCACATCTCTACACTATCATAAAG GTTGCTCGCAACGAGGATCTTCTTGAACAGATTGGACGGGATATTTATTTTGATCTTGTGGATCATGACAAAGTTCGTAGTTTCCGTATTCAAAAACAAATGCCTTTCAACCTTTTCAAG GAGGAAGTTGCCAAAGAGCTTGGTATACCGATACAATGTCAACGTTTCTGGTTGTGGGCAAAGCGTCAAAACCACACATACCGCCCGAATCGCCCATTGACACCGCAAGAGGAAGCTCAATCT GTTGGACAATTGAGAGAGGTATCCAATAAGGCAAATAATGCAGAGCTAAAATTGTTTTTGGAAGTGGAACCTGGACAG GATTTGCGGCCAATTCCTCCTCCAATCAAGAGCAAAGAGGACATTCTTCTATTTTTCAAGCATTATGACCCTTTGAAAGAGGAGCTCCG TTATGTTGGGCGGCTTCTTGTGAAAGCCAATGGAAAGCCGGTGGAAATATTGACAAAGCTAAATGAGTTGGCTGGATTTTCTCCGGATGAAGAAGTTGAACTCTTTGAG gaaataaaatttgaacctACTGTGATGTGTGAACGCATCGACAAGAAGCTTACTTTTCGGGGTAGTCAG CTTGAAGATGGTGACATCATTTGCTTTCAGAAAGCTCCTCAAGTTGGAAGCAGCGAGCAATGTCGCTACCCTGATGTTCCGTCATTTCTAGAATATGTGCATAATCGGCAG GTTGTTCGCTTCCGTTCTTTGGAGAAACCCAAGGAGGATGagttttttcttgaatt ATCGAAGCTTCACAATTATGACGATGTTGTTGAAAGAGTTGCCCGCCATCTTGGCCTGAATGATCCATCAAAAATAAGGCTTACAGCTCATAACTGCTACTCCCAGCAACCTAAGCCACAGCCAATCAAGTATCGAGGAGTGGAACATCTATCAGACATGCTAGTTCACTACAATCAG ACTTCCGATGTTCTTTACTATGAGGTATTAGATATCCCTCTACCAGAACTGCAAGGCCTGAAAACTCTAAAGGTTGCTTTCCATCATTCTACCAAGGATGAA GTTGTAATTCATACGATTAGATTGCCAAAACAAAGCACTGTTGGCGATGTTATTATTGACCTTAAGACAAAG GTTGAGTTGTCTCATCCAAGTGCAGAACTTAGATTGCTTGAAGTTTTCTATCATAAGATCTATAAG ATTTTCCCACTCAATGAAAAGATTGAGAACATTAATGATCAGTACTGGACATTACGTGCAGAGGAG ATCCCAGAGGAGGAGAAGAACCTTGGTCCACATGACCGTCTTATTCATGTTTATCATTTCATGAAAGATACAGCTCAGAACCAAGTG CAGGTCCAGAATTTTGGGGAACCTTTTTTCCTTGTCATCCGTGAGGGTGAGACGTTGGCTGAAGTCAAAGTACGCATACAGAAGAAACTGCAGGTTCCTGATGAAGAGTTTTCGAAG TGGAAGTTTGCGTTTTTATCTTTGGGTCGTCCTGATTACCTTCAAGACTCAGACATCGTCTCTAGTCGTTTTCAG AGAAGGGATGTTTATGGTGCTTGGGAACAGTACCTCGGGTTGGAGCACTCTGACAATACTCCTAAGAGGTCATATGCAGCAAATCAG AATCGACATACATTTGAGAAGCCAGTGAGAATTTACAACTAG
- the LOC131325065 gene encoding ubiquitin C-terminal hydrolase 12-like isoform X5 — protein sequence MTLMTPSPLDQEDDEMLVPHSDLAPNGPQPMEVVPAEAANAVDTHTVDDPPSARFTWTIENFTRLNTKKLYSEIFLVGGYKWRVLIFPKGNNVEHLSMYLDVADSATLPYGWSRYAQFSLAVINHHTTKFTVRKDTQHQFNARESDWGFTSFMPLSELYDPTRGYLVNDTVVVEADVAVRKVVDYWSHDSKKETGYVGLKNQGATCYMNSLLQTLYHIPYFRKAVYHMPTTENDMPSGSIPLALQSLFYKLQYSDTSVATKELTKSFGWDTYDSFMQHDVQELNRVLCEKLEDKMKGTVVEGTIQQLFEGHHMNYIECINVDYKSTRKESFYDLQLDVKGCRDVYASFDKYVEVERLEGDNKYHAEQYGLQEARKGVLFIDFPPVLQLQLKRFEYDFMRDTMVKINDRYEFPLQLDLDVENGKYLSPDADRTVRNLYTLHSVLVHSGGVHGGHYYAYIRPTLSDQWFKFDDERVTKEDIKRALEEQYGGEEELPQTNPGFNNSPFKFTKYSNAYMLVYIRESDKDKIICNVDEKDIAEHLRIRLKKEQEEKEQKRKEKAEAHLYTIIKVARNEDLLEQIGRDIYFDLVDHDKVRSFRIQKQMPFNLFKEEVAKELGIPIQCQRFWLWAKRQNHTYRPNRPLTPQEEAQSVGQLREVSNKANNAELKLFLEVEPGQDLRPIPPPIKSKEDILLFFKHYDPLKEELRYVGRLLVKANGKPVEILTKLNELAGFSPDEEVELFEEIKFEPTVMCERIDKKLTFRGSQLEDGDIICFQKAPQVGSSEQCRYPDVPSFLEYVHNRQVVRFRSLEKPKEDEFFLELSKLHNYDDVVERVARHLGLNDPSKIRLTAHNCYSQQPKPQPIKYRGVEHLSDMLVHYNQTSDVLYYEVLDIPLPELQGLKTLKVAFHHSTKDEVVIHTIRLPKQSTVGDVIIDLKTKIFPLNEKIENINDQYWTLRAEEIPEEEKNLGPHDRLIHVYHFMKDTAQNQVQVQNFGEPFFLVIREGETLAEVKVRIQKKLQVPDEEFSKWKFAFLSLGRPDYLQDSDIVSSRFQRRDVYGAWEQYLGLEHSDNTPKRSYAANQVFKYLKISLTSIITALQV from the exons ATGACTCTCATGACGCCTTCCCCTTTAGAC CAAGAGGATGATGAGATGCTAGTGCCGCATTCAGATTTGGCACCAAACGGACCTCAACCCATGGAAG TTGTGCCTGCAGAAGCCGCTAATGCAGTGGATACTCATACAGTTGATGATCCACCGTCGGCACGGTTCACATGgacaattgaaaattttacgAGGTTGAATACTAAGAAGCTCTACTCTGAGATTTTCCTTGTTGGAGGATATAAATG GAGGGTGCTCATATTCCCAAAAGGGAACAACGTGGAACATCTGTCAATGTATCTAGATGTTGCAGATTCGGCTACTTTGCCATATGGGTGGAGTAGATATGCTCAATTCAGCTTAGCTGTGATCAATCATCATACTACCAAGTTTACAGTTAGGAAAG ACACGCAACACCAGTTCAACGCCCGAGAAAGCGATTGGGGTTTCACTTCTTTCATGCCTCTTAGTGAACTGTATGACCCCACTAGAGGTTACCTGGTGAATGATACTGTTGTAGTTGAAGCTGATGTTGCTGTTCGTAAGGTTGTTGATTACTGGTCACACGACTCAAAAAAAGAGACTGGTTATGTTGGGCTTAAAAACCAAGGAGCTACTTGCTACATGAACTCTCTCCTTCAGACATTGTACCATATTCCTTATTTCAGAAAG GCAGTGTATCATATGCCGACAACCGAGAATGATATGCCGTCTGGGAGCATTCCTTTGGCTTTGCAGAGTTTATTCTATAAGCTTCAGTATAGCGACACTAGTGTAGCAACCAAAGAGTTGACAAAATCTTTTGGATGGGATACGTATGATTCTTTCATGCAGCACGATGTGCAAGAGCTTAACAGGGTCCTTTGTGAAAAACTTGAAGATAAGATGAAG GGAACTGTTGTGGAGGGTACAATACAGCAGTTATTTGAAGGTCACCACATGAACTATATAGAATGTATCAATGTGGACTACAAATCAACCAGAAAGGAATCATTTTATG ATCTTCAGCTTGATGTAAAGGGATGCCGTGATGTTTATGCTTCTTTTGATAAGTATGTGGAGGTGGAACGTCTTGAGGGTGATAACAAGTATCATGCAGAACAGTATGGGTTACAG GAAGCAAGGAAGGGTGTCCTGTTCATTGACTTTCCCCCGGTTCTTCAACTTCAGTTAAAGCGGTTTGAGTATGATTTCATGCGGGATACCATGGTAAAG ATAAATGACCGGTATGAGTTCCCTCTACAACTAGATCTTGACGTAGAGAATGGAAAATATTTGTCGCCTGATGCAGATAGGACTGTTCGCAACTTGTATACACTTCACAG TGTTCTGGTACACAGTGGTGGGGTGCACGGTGGACATTATTATGCTTATATCCGGCCAACCCTCTCTGATCAGTG GTTTAAATTTGATGATGAACGGGTAACAAAAGAAGATATAAAAAGGGCCTTGGAGGAGCAATATGGTGGTGAGGAAGAG CTACCACAGACAAACCCTGGGTTCAACAACTCTCCATTCAAGTTTACAAAGTATTCTAATGCATACATGCTTGTCTACATACGTGAAAGTGACAAGGACAAAATAATATGTAATGTGGATGAAAAAGACATAGCGGAACACCTTAGG ATAAGGTTgaagaaagaacaagaagagaaggagcaaaaaagaaaagaaaaagcagaGGCACATCTCTACACTATCATAAAG GTTGCTCGCAACGAGGATCTTCTTGAACAGATTGGACGGGATATTTATTTTGATCTTGTGGATCATGACAAAGTTCGTAGTTTCCGTATTCAAAAACAAATGCCTTTCAACCTTTTCAAG GAGGAAGTTGCCAAAGAGCTTGGTATACCGATACAATGTCAACGTTTCTGGTTGTGGGCAAAGCGTCAAAACCACACATACCGCCCGAATCGCCCATTGACACCGCAAGAGGAAGCTCAATCT GTTGGACAATTGAGAGAGGTATCCAATAAGGCAAATAATGCAGAGCTAAAATTGTTTTTGGAAGTGGAACCTGGACAG GATTTGCGGCCAATTCCTCCTCCAATCAAGAGCAAAGAGGACATTCTTCTATTTTTCAAGCATTATGACCCTTTGAAAGAGGAGCTCCG TTATGTTGGGCGGCTTCTTGTGAAAGCCAATGGAAAGCCGGTGGAAATATTGACAAAGCTAAATGAGTTGGCTGGATTTTCTCCGGATGAAGAAGTTGAACTCTTTGAG gaaataaaatttgaacctACTGTGATGTGTGAACGCATCGACAAGAAGCTTACTTTTCGGGGTAGTCAG CTTGAAGATGGTGACATCATTTGCTTTCAGAAAGCTCCTCAAGTTGGAAGCAGCGAGCAATGTCGCTACCCTGATGTTCCGTCATTTCTAGAATATGTGCATAATCGGCAG GTTGTTCGCTTCCGTTCTTTGGAGAAACCCAAGGAGGATGagttttttcttgaatt ATCGAAGCTTCACAATTATGACGATGTTGTTGAAAGAGTTGCCCGCCATCTTGGCCTGAATGATCCATCAAAAATAAGGCTTACAGCTCATAACTGCTACTCCCAGCAACCTAAGCCACAGCCAATCAAGTATCGAGGAGTGGAACATCTATCAGACATGCTAGTTCACTACAATCAG ACTTCCGATGTTCTTTACTATGAGGTATTAGATATCCCTCTACCAGAACTGCAAGGCCTGAAAACTCTAAAGGTTGCTTTCCATCATTCTACCAAGGATGAA GTTGTAATTCATACGATTAGATTGCCAAAACAAAGCACTGTTGGCGATGTTATTATTGACCTTAAGACAAAG ATTTTCCCACTCAATGAAAAGATTGAGAACATTAATGATCAGTACTGGACATTACGTGCAGAGGAG ATCCCAGAGGAGGAGAAGAACCTTGGTCCACATGACCGTCTTATTCATGTTTATCATTTCATGAAAGATACAGCTCAGAACCAAGTG CAGGTCCAGAATTTTGGGGAACCTTTTTTCCTTGTCATCCGTGAGGGTGAGACGTTGGCTGAAGTCAAAGTACGCATACAGAAGAAACTGCAGGTTCCTGATGAAGAGTTTTCGAAG TGGAAGTTTGCGTTTTTATCTTTGGGTCGTCCTGATTACCTTCAAGACTCAGACATCGTCTCTAGTCGTTTTCAG AGAAGGGATGTTTATGGTGCTTGGGAACAGTACCTCGGGTTGGAGCACTCTGACAATACTCCTAAGAGGTCATATGCAGCAAATCAGGTATTTAAATACCTTAAAATTTCTTTAACAAGCATTATTACAGCCTTACAGGTTTAG